A single window of Bacteroides sp. DNA harbors:
- a CDS encoding glycosyltransferase family 4 protein, which yields MKILQLANKLPYPAKDGGSIATLSMARTFAALGHEATVMAMNTSKHFFPLEDLPGELTSRINFHAVDIDTTIIPAKALRNFLFSDQPYNATRFFTEEFERKLAGLLQDDVYDVIQLEGLYLAPYVPVIRANSRALVSMRAHNVEHEIWQRTARQCRGIKKYYIRNLARRIKRMEVSYLNAYDVLVPITPRDAKIFSQLGCKIPVHVTPTGISSDMLVADRSRIEFPSLFHIGALDWTPNQEGLSWFLDKVWPGLHKNNPGLKFYIAGRNAPEKFRMINKENVVFLGEVDDAYEFMNSKAIMVVPLLSGSGMRIKIIEGMALGKTIVSTTLGAEGIQCEHGKNIVIADTPENIGEEIQSLLNNFDKFDSIGKQAMEFVSQTFDNKNITADLLAFYKKHLT from the coding sequence ATGAAGATCTTGCAGTTAGCCAATAAGCTCCCATACCCAGCAAAGGATGGTGGATCCATTGCCACATTAAGCATGGCCAGGACTTTTGCGGCACTGGGCCACGAAGCCACTGTTATGGCCATGAATACCTCCAAGCACTTTTTCCCACTGGAAGACCTGCCGGGGGAATTGACCTCCAGGATCAACTTCCATGCCGTTGACATTGATACCACCATAATCCCTGCCAAAGCCCTTCGCAACTTCCTGTTTTCAGATCAACCTTATAACGCAACCCGCTTCTTCACAGAGGAGTTTGAGCGCAAACTGGCCGGATTGCTGCAAGATGATGTTTACGATGTAATCCAGCTTGAGGGACTTTACCTCGCCCCCTATGTGCCGGTTATCAGGGCCAATTCCAGGGCACTGGTCTCAATGCGTGCCCATAATGTGGAACATGAGATATGGCAGCGGACTGCCAGGCAGTGCAGGGGGATAAAAAAGTATTACATACGCAACCTGGCCCGCAGGATCAAACGCATGGAAGTGTCATATCTCAACGCCTATGACGTGCTGGTGCCTATCACACCAAGAGATGCAAAGATCTTTTCTCAACTGGGATGCAAAATACCTGTTCATGTCACCCCAACCGGCATAAGTTCAGACATGCTTGTTGCCGACCGGAGCAGGATTGAGTTCCCCTCCCTGTTCCATATAGGGGCACTTGACTGGACACCCAACCAGGAAGGCCTGTCCTGGTTCCTCGATAAGGTCTGGCCCGGGCTTCACAAAAATAATCCCGGTCTTAAGTTTTATATTGCAGGAAGAAATGCCCCTGAAAAATTCAGGATGATCAATAAGGAAAACGTTGTTTTTCTTGGTGAAGTTGATGATGCTTACGAGTTCATGAACAGTAAAGCCATCATGGTAGTCCCTCTCCTTTCAGGTAGCGGCATGCGCATCAAGATCATCGAAGGCATGGCCCTGGGCAAAACCATAGTTTCAACCACCCTCGGGGCTGAAGGCATTCAATGCGAGCACGGGAAAAACATTGTCATAGCCGATACACCGGAAAATATAGGTGAAGAAATACAAAGCCTCTTGAATAATTTTGATAAATTTGACTCCATCGGCAAGCAGGCCATGGAATTCGTCAGCCAAACCTTCGACAATAAGAATATAACCGCTGACCTGCTTGCATTTTACAAGAAGCACCTGACATGA